The following nucleotide sequence is from Halomonas chromatireducens.
AACCCTTGATCATCTCAATCATCCCTCGGCCCTCCTCGCTCCAGGAAACGGGCGAAGCCGATGGCAGCCAGAAAGCCCATCAGCGCGATCACGATGGCGGCATCCAGAAAGCTTGATACGTCCACCTTTATGGCATAGACACCCACGAGGCCCACCACGATGCTGGCGAACAGCTCCAGCGCCACCACCCGGTCGGGCAGGCTGGGGCCGCGAACCACCCTCACGAAGGCCAGGATCAGGGCAAGGCTCATGAGCACTTGGCTGATCAGGATTACGGTATCCACATCACCACCTCACCATCATCGAACTTAGCGGAACAGCTCCAGGGCACGACATTCCATTTCCTTGAGGTTACGGCGCAGCTCCTCCTCATCGTCGAGGAACATGGCATGAATGTAGAGCACCTTGCGATCGTCGGAGACATCCAGGCTCAGGGTACCCGGCGTCAGGGATATCAGGTTGGCGACCATGGTGATCTCGAGCTCGGTACGCGCCTCCAGCGGCATGGCAATCACCCCCGGCTTCATGTGCCAGGGTGGCGTCAGTATGTCGAAACCGACACGCAGGTTGGCCTGGACCAGCTCTTTGATGAAGAAGCCAAGGAAACGCAGGATACGTGGAATGCGGACCGGATAGCCCTTGAGAGCCGGCACCTGGGGCTCGATGAGCACCAGCGTGACATAGCCGAACACCAGACCGATGACCAGGTTCGTGCCCGAGAAGTCACCGCTGAGAATGACCCAGGCCAGGGCCAGCAGCAGATTCCATATCGCCCCCGTCATGGCGTCATCTCCTCGTCAGGCGTCTCGACAAGCACATCGTCGATTCCGGCATCCCCCCCCAGCACTGCCTCGATATAGCCCTGAGGGTTCATCAACTGATCGCCGATCTGGTTCATGGCAACCATCAGCGGTTCAGCGAACAGACCAATCAACAGGGCAAAGAGCGCCAGCACCGCCACCGGAAGGTACATGAGCCAGAGGCTTGCCGGCACCATGCGGCTATCGTCCCCCACCACGACCTGCTCCACCGGCACCAGGTTATCCTCGGGCAGGGTCTTCCAGAACACCTCGTTCCATATCTTGACCATGGAGTAAAGCGTCATCAGACCGACCGCCAGGGCAACACCGGTGACCACGTAGGCGCCAGCCTCGATACCGGCGCGTATGAGGACGAACTTGGCGAAGAAGCCGGAAAGCGGCGGGATGCCGGCCAGGGAAAAGGCCGACAGGAAGAAGGCCACGGCCAGCCAGGGGCGCTCACGATAGAGCCCGCCCATCTTCTTCAGCTCATAGGTTCCCTGGAGTCGACGGGTGATGCCGCTGATCAGGAACAGGTTGGTCTTGACCACGATGTTGTGCATCACCGCGAAGATCCCGCCGGCAATGGCGAGTGGCGTGAACAGCGCAAGCCCGAGAATCATGTAGCCGATCTGGCTGACGATATGGAAAGAGAGAATGCGCCGGAACTCGAACTGCGCCGCGGCCCCGAGCACGCCGGTCACCATGGTTAGCGCCGCACCCCACAGCAGCAGATCCTGGGTGTAGCCCAGGGTTTGGTCGAACATCAGCGTGAAGACGCGATACAAGGAGTAGACGCCCACCTTGGTGAGCAAGCCTGCAAACAGGGCCGAGACCGCCACCGGAGGCGTGTGATAGGAGGCCGGCAGCCAGAAGAACAGCGGGAAGGCCGCCGCCTTGATGCCGAAGGCGATCATGAACATGACCGCCAGCACCTCGACCATGCCCTGGTTCTCGGCCGCCGCCAGGCGCTGGGCGATATCGGCCATGTTGAGCGTACCGACCATCCCGTAGGTCAGACCGATGGCGGTAAGAAAGATCACCGACGCCAGCAGGTTGAGGGTCACGTACTTGATCGCCCCTTCCATCTGCGCCTTTTCGCCGCCAAGAATCAGCAGCGCAAAGGAGGCCACCAGCATTACCTCGAACCAGACATAGAGGTTGAAGATATCACCGGTGAGAAAGGCACCGGCGACGCCGGCCAGCAGCAGATGCATCAGGGGATAGTAGCCGAACTTCTCGTGGCCGGGGCCAGTGGAGGCCAGCGAATAGACCGCCAGCGCCAGGCCAATGATACCGGTCAGCACGATCATCACCGCGCTGAGCATATCCGCGACCAGGGTGATGCCGATGGGGGCCTCCCAGCCGCCCATCTGGATCACCACATAGTCATCAAGGCTTACTGAAACCAGCAGCCAGAGCGACACGCCCAGCAGCGCGACATTGCCGGCCACGGCGATGAAGCGCTGCGTGGGTCGCGAGCGCCAGAACAGCAGCGACAGGGCACCCGACAGCAAGGGCAGGAGAACGGGCAGTGCAACTTCAGGCCTCACGTATCGGTTTCCTTCATCTTGTCCAGGTCATCGGCTTTGACGATCTCGTAGGCACGACGGATCAATACCACGGCAAAGGCCAGCACGCCGAAGGCGATTACGATAGCGGTGAGCACCACCGCTTGGGGCAAGGGATCTGCCACCGGGCCGAGGGGCGCTGTCAGCCCCTCGGGGATCAGGGGTGGCGCCCCACGGGTCATGCCCGCCGAAGTGAAGATCAACAGGTTGGCGGCATTGGAGAGCAGCATCAGTCCGATCACCAGCTTGACGATCGAGCGACGCAGCATCAAGAAGATCGCTGACGCATACAGCAGGCCAATGGCCACGGCCATCACCGGCTCCATAACGCACCTCCAGCTCGAATTGACGGGGCGACGTCGGCAACGCCGTTACGATCAAGGTTCATCCTTGTCCACCTCCATCAGTGTCATGACCATGGCCAGCACCGACCCCAGCACCGCCAGGTAGACCCCCACATCGAAAATCAATGGACTCGATGCCTTGAAGTCGATGCCGGGAATCTCCCACCACTGGGCGGTCAAGAAGGGTTGATCCATGAACCAGGCTGGAAAAACCGAGATCATGCCCAACAACAGGCCCATGCCGATCAGGTCACGGGCATCGACCATGCGAAGCACCTCCCGGGTGGCACTCACGCCGAAGGCGAACAAGTAGAGGGTGAAAGCGCCGGCAGCCACCAGCCCGGCAATGAACCCCCCGCCCGGCTCATCGTGTCCCCGCAACAGCAGGAACACCGAGAACAGCAGCTGCAGCGGCATCAGTATCCGAGCGGCGGTGTGCAGTATCAAGGTGCCTGACTTAACCATCGGCGGACTCCTTCTCCTTCGTCGCGGGCTTGGGTTTCTCTGCCGCACGCAGCTTGAGCATGGCAATGACACCGATCGCCGCCAGAGCCAGCACGAAGATCTCACCCAGAGTATCCAGCGCCCGGTAGTCCACCAGGATCACGTTGACGATATTGCGCCCATGGGCCAGCGGTACGCTGTTTTCGATCATGTAGCCCGAGATGGGCACGAACTGATCGATTCCCCAGGCCGTCAACACCAGCAGGGTGATCAGCACACCGACAGTGCCCGCCACCAGAAGATCGCGCACCCGCTCCAGGGGAGTCGACAGGCTGGCGAAGCGTGGCAGGCGGAAGAGCACCAGCACCAGCAGGATCACGGTCAGGGTTTCCACCAGCAGTTGGGTAATGCCCAGGTCGGGCGCACTGAACAGGATGAAGATCAGGGCGATTGAGAAGCCCATGATGCCCACCGATACCACCGCGCTTAGCCGCGATCGGGTGATGGCGGCAAACAGCGCCCCCATCACCATCATCGCCGCCACGACCACTTCGTGGAAACGGACGTCGAGGTGGAAGGCAATCTCCGGGGAGTGACGCAGCAGCAAGGAGTTACCGATCAGCGCGATCAGCGTCAGCACCATCACCATGAGGTAGTTGCGCATATAGCCGTTTTGCAGGATTCGGGTCTGCCAGTCGGAGACCACGGTGATCCAGTGCATGAAGGCCTCATAGCCAGCCTCGGGCCCCCGCGCGATAAGCGGGTCGAGCCTTGCCAGGCGCGCACGCACCCGATCCCAGTGGCGAAACACCACGTAGCCCAGGACCAGGCTGACCAACGACATGATCAGGGGCAGGTTGATGCCGTGCCACAGCGCCAGCGAGACGGTGACCGGCTCGCCCATCACCGCCGAGGCGGCAGCAGTGAGCAGCCCCATGCCGGCCAGCACCGGGACCAGGCCGAGCAGCAGCGAGAGCACCGCCAGCACGGCAGGACCAAGCAGCATAGAGACCGGCGCCTCGTGAGCCACCCGCGGGGTTGAGCGACGCTCGCCGAAGAAGGGCCGTAATGCCACGATGGCGGCCACGGCAATGGTCAGGAACGCCGCCGAGAAGGCCAGCAGCAGGATCAACCAGCGAAAGGCACCGGCTTCGAGAACCGACTCGAACATCAGTTCCTTGGCAATGAAGCCAAACAGCGGTGGCGCACCAGCCAGCGACAGGGCGGCAATCATGGCTACCAGCGCCGTGACCGGCATCAGCGAACGCAGCCCTCCCATGGCGCTTACGTCCTTGGTACCGGTCTCATGGTCGAGAATGCCAGCCACCATGAACAAAGCGCCCTTGTAGAGGGAGTGGGCCAGCAGGAAGGTGACGAAGGCGATGAGCGCACCCTCTGTGCCGATACCCAGCAGCATGGTCAGGGTTCCCAGTGCCATGATCGTTGAGTAGGCCAGCAACTTCTTGATATTGGTATGGCGAATGGCCAGGAAGGCGCCGGTGAACATGGTGATGGCTCCCACCACCGAGAGGATGCCGACCCACATCTCGGTGCCGCCCAGGCTCGGCTGCAGTCGCGCCATGAGGTAGATCCCAGCCTTGACCATGGTCGCCGAGTGGAGGTAGGCCGACACCGGTGTGGGTGCCGCCATGGCATTGGGCAACCAAAAGTGAAACGGAAACTGGGCCGATTTGGTGAAGGCGCCCAGCAGCAGACAGATCAGCAGCGGTGCATAGAGGTCATGCTCACGCAGCACGTCACCCATGGTGCCCAGCTCGGCGAACGACCAGCTGCCGCCGGCAATACCCAGCATCACCAGCCCCGCCATCAGCGCCAGCCCACCGCCGAAGGTGACGAACAACCCCTGACGGGCCGACTTGCGCGCCTCCAGGTCAGCATGATTGAAGCCGATCAGCAGGTAGGAGGTGATACTGGTCAGCTCCCAGAAGACGAACAGCGTGATCAGGCCATCGGCCAGGACCAGGCCAAGCATCGACACCATGAAAGCCACAAGGGCGATATGGAAACGCACCAGATCGGGATGGCCCTTGAGATAGCCGCCGGCATAGATCAGCACGAAAGTACCGATCACCGTGATCAACAGGGAAAACAGCAGCGAAAGCCCATCGACAACGAAAGTCAGGCTCATGCCCAATGAAGGCACCCACTCTACGCCGAAAGTCAGCGTCTCCCCACTCATCACCGCAGGCATGAGGGACAGGAACCCCAGGGACAGGGCAGCCGGGAATGCGGCCAGCACGAAGCTCGTACGCTCCCCGAACCAGCGATGCAGCAGCGGGGAAAAGGCGGCGAGCACGAAACCCGAAAGCACGGCTAGTTGCATCATGCAGCTCTCTTCATGGTCGATCTTCCATCAGGGGGTACCGGCGTCTTTGAGACCTTGTTGGCGCCTATCTCGATAGACGGCAGGCGAACTCGCTGGCGTGCCACGCACGACAGGTGTGTGGCGCGCCGCTGCCACTTTGACAAGCGCGCTTCGAACGTGCAAATGAACACCGTCTGAAAAGGTTTTCCGTCGCCATCTCCGAGTGCGGTTTTACGCCCAATTGATAAGCTCCCTACGACCTCTACAGACTGTATATTGCACCGCAAAAGCTTTAAACTCAGCGCCGCAGCTGGCAGCAACTGGTACAGACCGCTCGGCGAAACGGCTTGGTAGTATAGCGATTTCCCTCCGTTTCTTCATTCGTGACTCCCAACGCGCCAGTCAGGCGATCCTCGATCGCTCCGATGAGCCTCGTGGTGAGCAGGCGCATTCCACGCCACGCCCGCTCTCCCGAACGTGGCGCAGTCTCACCCGATCCACCGCCAGAATGGATGAACCACCAATGTCATTGCTGTGGATTCCTCTTCTCACCATTATTGGCACCCTGGTGCCGGTAATGACCTCCCGTCATGGGCGCAAGGCCTGCGTCGCCGCCACCCTGATCGCCCCCTTGCTGGCGCTGGGCCTGGTGCTGATGCATGCCCCGGCTGTCTTCGCCGGTGAGGTAGTCAGTCTACAGATATCCTGGATGCCCCTGCTGGGGCTCGACCTGGCGCTGCGAATCGACGGCCTGACGCTGCTGTTTGCCATGCTGATCCTGGGCATCGGCAGCCTGATCCTGCTCTATGCCGGATATTACCTGAGCGCTGCAGAGGATGACGGTCGCTTTCTCGCCTACATGATGCTGTTCATGACCGCCATGCTGGGTATTGCCATGGCCGACAACCTGCTGCTGCTGTGGCTGTTCTGGGAGCTGACCAGTATCTCGTCGTTCCTTTTGATCGGCTTCTGGGGCCATCGCAGCGACGCCCGGCGTGGTGCGCGGATGGCGCTCACCGTGACTGGCGCCGGGGGGCTGGCGCTGCTGGCGGGCATCCTGCTGATCGGCCAGATCGTTGGCAGCTTTGCCCTAAGTGACGTCCTGGCCGCTGGCGATGCGATACGCGCATCGGCCCACTACCCGCTGATTCTGGTGCTGGTGCTCTTCGGCGCCTTCACCAAGTCGGCTCAGTTCCCGTTCCATTTCTGGCTGCCCCACGCCATGGCGGCACCGACTCCGGTATCGGCCTTCCTGCATTCGGCCACCATGGTCAAGGCCGGCGTATTC
It contains:
- a CDS encoding Na+/H+ antiporter subunit B, whose translation is MVKSGTLILHTAARILMPLQLLFSVFLLLRGHDEPGGGFIAGLVAAGAFTLYLFAFGVSATREVLRMVDARDLIGMGLLLGMISVFPAWFMDQPFLTAQWWEIPGIDFKASSPLIFDVGVYLAVLGSVLAMVMTLMEVDKDEP
- a CDS encoding monovalent cation/H+ antiporter complex subunit F, encoding MDTVILISQVLMSLALILAFVRVVRGPSLPDRVVALELFASIVVGLVGVYAIKVDVSSFLDAAIVIALMGFLAAIGFARFLERGGPRDD
- a CDS encoding Na+/H+ antiporter subunit E; protein product: MTGAIWNLLLALAWVILSGDFSGTNLVIGLVFGYVTLVLIEPQVPALKGYPVRIPRILRFLGFFIKELVQANLRVGFDILTPPWHMKPGVIAMPLEARTELEITMVANLISLTPGTLSLDVSDDRKVLYIHAMFLDDEEELRRNLKEMECRALELFR
- a CDS encoding putative monovalent cation/H+ antiporter subunit A; amino-acid sequence: MQLAVLSGFVLAAFSPLLHRWFGERTSFVLAAFPAALSLGFLSLMPAVMSGETLTFGVEWVPSLGMSLTFVVDGLSLLFSLLITVIGTFVLIYAGGYLKGHPDLVRFHIALVAFMVSMLGLVLADGLITLFVFWELTSITSYLLIGFNHADLEARKSARQGLFVTFGGGLALMAGLVMLGIAGGSWSFAELGTMGDVLREHDLYAPLLICLLLGAFTKSAQFPFHFWLPNAMAAPTPVSAYLHSATMVKAGIYLMARLQPSLGGTEMWVGILSVVGAITMFTGAFLAIRHTNIKKLLAYSTIMALGTLTMLLGIGTEGALIAFVTFLLAHSLYKGALFMVAGILDHETGTKDVSAMGGLRSLMPVTALVAMIAALSLAGAPPLFGFIAKELMFESVLEAGAFRWLILLLAFSAAFLTIAVAAIVALRPFFGERRSTPRVAHEAPVSMLLGPAVLAVLSLLLGLVPVLAGMGLLTAAASAVMGEPVTVSLALWHGINLPLIMSLVSLVLGYVVFRHWDRVRARLARLDPLIARGPEAGYEAFMHWITVVSDWQTRILQNGYMRNYLMVMVLTLIALIGNSLLLRHSPEIAFHLDVRFHEVVVAAMMVMGALFAAITRSRLSAVVSVGIMGFSIALIFILFSAPDLGITQLLVETLTVILLVLVLFRLPRFASLSTPLERVRDLLVAGTVGVLITLLVLTAWGIDQFVPISGYMIENSVPLAHGRNIVNVILVDYRALDTLGEIFVLALAAIGVIAMLKLRAAEKPKPATKEKESADG
- a CDS encoding Na+/H+ antiporter subunit D, yielding MRPEVALPVLLPLLSGALSLLFWRSRPTQRFIAVAGNVALLGVSLWLLVSVSLDDYVVIQMGGWEAPIGITLVADMLSAVMIVLTGIIGLALAVYSLASTGPGHEKFGYYPLMHLLLAGVAGAFLTGDIFNLYVWFEVMLVASFALLILGGEKAQMEGAIKYVTLNLLASVIFLTAIGLTYGMVGTLNMADIAQRLAAAENQGMVEVLAVMFMIAFGIKAAAFPLFFWLPASYHTPPVAVSALFAGLLTKVGVYSLYRVFTLMFDQTLGYTQDLLLWGAALTMVTGVLGAAAQFEFRRILSFHIVSQIGYMILGLALFTPLAIAGGIFAVMHNIVVKTNLFLISGITRRLQGTYELKKMGGLYRERPWLAVAFFLSAFSLAGIPPLSGFFAKFVLIRAGIEAGAYVVTGVALAVGLMTLYSMVKIWNEVFWKTLPEDNLVPVEQVVVGDDSRMVPASLWLMYLPVAVLALFALLIGLFAEPLMVAMNQIGDQLMNPQGYIEAVLGGDAGIDDVLVETPDEEMTP
- a CDS encoding Na+/H+ antiporter subunit C, coding for MEPVMAVAIGLLYASAIFLMLRRSIVKLVIGLMLLSNAANLLIFTSAGMTRGAPPLIPEGLTAPLGPVADPLPQAVVLTAIVIAFGVLAFAVVLIRRAYEIVKADDLDKMKETDT